From the Oceanicaulis alexandrii DSM 11625 genome, one window contains:
- a CDS encoding TetR/AcrR family transcriptional regulator — translation MNEIAPPAAASRFDRKRDQIVSAATELMNELGFKGMTLTKVAHAIDLNTTSITYYFKRKDLLAEAILSDAIQRYSDIVERAALERDPYDKLHCMVWSVLELFAAIRSGDAPPVANLSHIRSLEEPLRSQLSDKYIALFRRVRTFFDRDEPARKTLATAQTHVLLENLFWAQAWLRRYSLGDFERVAHRFSEVLAYGVSAKGRRWDPVALTVDRPETLEGLGEMNIAFLKSAAITINEWGYRGASVDKIAAELSVTKGSFYHHLQSKDDLVLACFDLSYARVSLAQRAAERVEGDHHARLCSSVASLLDLQLYGESPLLRTTALYALPPDVRAGVIERSNRMARRYAGVLIDGITEGSIKAIDPLIAAQMVMATLNTAFEMRRWAADQSPDVAIETYASIITRGIVQDL, via the coding sequence ATGAACGAGATCGCTCCCCCAGCCGCCGCCAGCCGCTTTGATCGCAAGCGCGACCAGATTGTCTCGGCCGCGACCGAGCTGATGAACGAACTGGGCTTCAAGGGCATGACCCTGACCAAGGTGGCCCACGCCATCGATCTCAACACCACCAGCATCACCTATTACTTCAAGCGCAAGGATTTGCTGGCCGAGGCGATCCTGTCGGACGCAATCCAGCGCTATTCCGACATCGTTGAGCGCGCTGCGCTTGAGCGCGACCCTTATGACAAGCTGCATTGCATGGTCTGGTCGGTGTTGGAGTTGTTCGCGGCGATCCGCTCCGGCGATGCGCCGCCGGTGGCGAACCTCTCTCACATCCGCAGCCTGGAAGAGCCTCTACGTTCGCAACTGAGCGACAAATACATCGCCCTGTTTCGCCGGGTGCGCACTTTCTTTGATCGGGATGAACCCGCGCGCAAGACGCTCGCCACGGCGCAAACGCATGTGTTGCTGGAAAACCTGTTCTGGGCCCAGGCCTGGCTGCGGCGCTATTCGCTGGGGGATTTCGAACGCGTCGCCCATCGTTTCAGCGAAGTCCTCGCTTATGGGGTGTCAGCCAAGGGGCGTCGCTGGGATCCGGTTGCGCTGACGGTGGACCGCCCAGAGACCCTTGAAGGGCTGGGCGAGATGAATATCGCCTTTCTCAAATCCGCCGCCATCACCATAAATGAATGGGGGTATCGCGGCGCATCGGTGGACAAGATCGCCGCCGAGCTTTCCGTCACCAAGGGCAGCTTTTACCACCATCTGCAGAGCAAGGATGACCTGGTGCTGGCCTGTTTTGATCTGAGCTATGCGCGGGTGTCGCTGGCGCAGCGCGCGGCGGAGCGCGTCGAGGGCGACCACCACGCCAGGCTCTGCTCATCAGTGGCGTCCTTGCTCGACCTGCAGCTTTATGGCGAGTCTCCGTTGTTGCGCACCACGGCGCTATACGCCCTGCCGCCTGATGTGCGCGCAGGCGTCATCGAGCGATCCAACCGCATGGCCCGCCGGTATGCCGGGGTTTTGATCGACGGCATCACTGAAGGCTCCATCAAGGCGATAGATCCTTTGATCGCCGCCCAGATGGTCATGGCGACGCTCAACACCGCGTTTGAGATGCGCCGTTGGGCCGCCGACCAATCCCCGGATGTCGCCATCGAGACCTACGCCTCGATCATCACGCGCGGGATCGTCCAGGACCTCTGA
- a CDS encoding TonB-dependent receptor domain-containing protein, whose protein sequence is MQTKAKLMLSAMWAPLALTAAAAAQENTDAAQAETRNADRIVVTGSYIRGRGEDGALPVDVFGAQELDNRGIDSPLEFMKTLPSVGPVMGDSNQYAAGTEQGVGSINLRSLGRERTLVLFNGRRTISSPGTGSTDTNLIPFFAIQRIEVLKDGAASTYGSDAIAGVANFVTYDGFEGVEVSGSYNFVDGSDGNYQASVLAGDRFGAVDVMVGAGWQRRNELPNTEPDFTQADYAVNPTGYSFLSNPGTYLPIIPGFGVVGLGVDGAQLDTCNAMGGFDGVFPVSPTTAYPVCRYSYVDFTNLVEKEDRYQIYGQIDVELGTATSFHAEAIYAGMEMINYAGSPSYPPVQGPLGPGSANAFRVPATNPGYATFLSQTFPAGSPAYLSSLSNILFFRPFALGGNPLDERGAGLGSAENEAWRISAGFEHDFSESLRAELYATAIHSNRKNAVRDFVGDRLQRALNGLGGPDCSGTTPGANGCLYFNPFINSAPGHPTLGLDNPAYVAGNENDLDLINWMYQPSGTDQTEDQFILDLIFSGYDTVFGQQVDYAFGAQYRRTEYESLPANVFSDPDGYPCAVEGVRTCLDDPNDNDLPIGPFIFLGQYSTVNVEQDVYALFAEALIEPFDGFEVTGAVRYEDYGDPVGSTFNPKLSARWQVTDRVALRASVGDTFRAPLPSDLEGDGLTLVEGIDAAGGAFKANQIAGNRNLSPETALTYNFGVLFQAGGFSASVDYWNYDFEGRFTELPVQAIASAVAPGPVTDGTQAVNCASPFVEFVVFAGGVCDASTTANDISRILVQVVNGPDVTTNGFDFSLNYDGDFGPYAFSGGLNATYTAEYEFGEFVYEGLTFDGAYDAAGFANYNRAPGTVSPWRASGFASLSRGRYNATYSVTYIDGVEDNRCPSNAACTQTPEFGDTNFARTVESYTQHDLTGSVDLSALGTDLQLQVGVENMFDTDPPAARLELSYDPYIGNPLGRVYRLGLTARF, encoded by the coding sequence ATGCAGACCAAGGCGAAGCTTATGCTCAGCGCCATGTGGGCCCCGTTGGCTCTGACGGCGGCCGCAGCCGCGCAGGAGAACACGGACGCCGCACAGGCCGAAACTCGCAACGCAGACCGTATTGTCGTGACCGGGAGTTATATCCGCGGCCGCGGCGAGGACGGCGCGCTGCCGGTGGATGTGTTCGGGGCCCAGGAACTGGATAATCGCGGCATCGACAGTCCGCTTGAATTCATGAAGACATTGCCGTCCGTGGGACCGGTGATGGGCGATTCCAACCAGTATGCCGCCGGCACGGAGCAGGGGGTGGGCTCGATCAATCTTCGAAGCCTGGGACGCGAGCGCACGCTGGTCCTGTTCAATGGTCGCCGTACCATTTCAAGCCCCGGCACAGGGTCGACCGACACCAACCTCATTCCGTTCTTTGCGATCCAGCGCATTGAGGTGCTCAAGGACGGCGCGGCCTCCACCTATGGCTCTGACGCCATCGCGGGCGTGGCCAATTTCGTCACCTATGACGGGTTTGAGGGCGTCGAGGTGTCCGGCAGCTATAACTTCGTCGACGGCTCAGACGGTAACTATCAGGCGAGCGTGCTCGCGGGAGACCGCTTCGGCGCCGTAGACGTGATGGTGGGCGCAGGCTGGCAGCGCCGCAACGAATTGCCCAACACAGAGCCTGATTTCACGCAAGCCGACTACGCCGTGAACCCAACGGGATATTCCTTTCTGTCCAATCCGGGCACGTATTTGCCGATCATTCCGGGCTTCGGCGTGGTCGGGCTGGGCGTGGACGGCGCGCAACTGGACACATGCAACGCGATGGGCGGGTTTGACGGGGTGTTCCCGGTCTCGCCGACCACCGCCTATCCGGTGTGCCGGTATTCCTATGTCGACTTCACCAATCTGGTGGAGAAAGAGGACCGCTATCAGATCTATGGCCAGATCGACGTGGAGCTGGGGACGGCCACTTCTTTCCATGCCGAGGCGATCTATGCCGGCATGGAAATGATCAACTATGCCGGCTCGCCAAGTTATCCGCCTGTGCAAGGGCCTTTGGGGCCGGGCAGCGCCAACGCGTTCAGAGTTCCGGCCACGAATCCGGGCTATGCGACTTTCCTGTCGCAAACCTTCCCCGCGGGATCGCCCGCCTATCTGTCCTCGCTCTCCAACATCTTGTTCTTCCGGCCCTTTGCGCTGGGCGGCAATCCGCTGGATGAGCGTGGGGCTGGTCTGGGCTCGGCGGAAAACGAAGCCTGGCGTATTTCGGCTGGATTCGAGCATGATTTCTCGGAGAGCCTGAGGGCCGAGCTCTACGCCACCGCCATTCACTCCAACCGCAAGAACGCCGTGCGAGATTTCGTCGGCGATCGGTTGCAGCGGGCGCTCAACGGCTTGGGCGGGCCAGACTGCTCCGGGACGACGCCGGGCGCCAATGGCTGCCTGTACTTCAATCCCTTCATCAATTCCGCGCCGGGCCACCCCACGCTCGGCCTTGATAATCCCGCCTATGTGGCAGGCAATGAGAACGATCTCGATCTGATCAATTGGATGTATCAACCCAGCGGCACCGACCAGACCGAGGATCAGTTCATTCTGGATCTGATCTTCAGCGGGTATGACACGGTGTTCGGCCAGCAGGTGGACTACGCGTTCGGGGCCCAGTATCGCCGGACCGAATACGAATCCCTGCCGGCAAACGTCTTTAGCGATCCGGATGGTTATCCGTGCGCCGTCGAGGGCGTGAGGACCTGCCTGGATGATCCCAATGACAATGATCTGCCGATCGGTCCGTTCATCTTCCTGGGGCAGTACTCCACCGTGAATGTGGAGCAGGACGTCTACGCCCTGTTCGCCGAAGCCCTGATCGAGCCCTTTGACGGGTTCGAAGTGACCGGCGCCGTTCGGTACGAGGACTATGGCGATCCGGTAGGCTCCACCTTCAATCCCAAGCTCTCCGCACGCTGGCAGGTGACCGACCGCGTGGCGCTGCGCGCCTCTGTCGGCGACACCTTCCGCGCTCCGTTGCCGAGCGATCTTGAAGGCGACGGCCTGACTCTTGTGGAAGGCATTGACGCGGCGGGCGGCGCCTTCAAGGCCAACCAGATCGCGGGTAACCGCAATCTTTCACCTGAAACGGCGCTGACCTATAATTTCGGCGTTCTGTTTCAGGCGGGCGGCTTCAGCGCCAGCGTCGATTACTGGAATTATGATTTTGAGGGACGCTTCACGGAACTGCCGGTTCAGGCGATCGCCAGCGCAGTCGCGCCCGGCCCGGTGACGGACGGCACCCAGGCGGTCAATTGCGCCAGCCCGTTCGTCGAGTTCGTGGTGTTCGCCGGCGGAGTTTGCGACGCCAGCACCACCGCCAACGACATCTCCCGCATTCTCGTGCAGGTGGTGAACGGCCCGGACGTGACCACGAACGGGTTCGATTTCTCGCTGAACTATGACGGCGATTTCGGTCCGTACGCCTTTTCCGGCGGGCTGAACGCCACCTACACCGCAGAGTACGAGTTTGGCGAATTCGTCTATGAGGGCCTGACCTTTGACGGGGCGTATGATGCGGCCGGCTTTGCGAACTACAACCGCGCGCCGGGTACGGTCTCGCCCTGGCGGGCGAGCGGTTTCGCCAGCCTCAGCCGGGGTCGGTACAATGCGACCTACAGCGTGACCTATATCGACGGCGTGGAGGATAACCGCTGCCCGTCGAACGCGGCCTGTACGCAAACGCCGGAGTTTGGCGACACCAATTTCGCGCGGACAGTGGAGTCCTATACCCAGCACGACCTGACCGGATCGGTGGATCTGTCGGCGCTCGGGACGGATCTTCAATTGCAGGTCGGAGTGGAGAACATGTTCGACACCGATCCGCCTGCTGCGCGGCTGGAGTTGAGCTATGATCCCTATATCGGCAACCCGCTGGGACGGGTCTACCGGCTCGGCCTGACCGCGCGTTTCTAG
- a CDS encoding SDR family NAD(P)-dependent oxidoreductase translates to MDLFDLTGRTAIITGSSRGIGRAIAEQLAARGARVVISSRTQADCDVVADAINDAHGEQRAMAMAASISSKSDLEALFAQTRSTFGPVDILVCNAASNPHYGSMDTISDEQFRKVLNNNIISNHWLIQLALPDMRAKQDGSIIVVSSIGGLRGSETIGAYNISKAADFQLVRNYALEAGPHNIRVNAIAPGVVKTEFARALWEDPKAEAAVSKRTPLRRLGEPDDIAGAAVYLAGRAGGWMTGQMMVIDGGVTAGVLV, encoded by the coding sequence ATGGATCTCTTCGACCTCACAGGAAGGACCGCCATCATCACGGGGTCTTCTCGCGGCATTGGACGCGCGATCGCTGAACAGCTGGCCGCCCGGGGCGCGCGCGTGGTCATCTCAAGCCGCACTCAGGCAGACTGTGACGTGGTGGCGGACGCCATCAATGACGCCCATGGCGAGCAGCGCGCCATGGCGATGGCGGCGAGCATCTCATCCAAATCCGACCTTGAGGCCCTGTTCGCGCAGACCCGCAGCACATTCGGGCCGGTGGATATCCTGGTGTGTAACGCGGCGAGCAATCCGCATTACGGCTCCATGGATACGATCAGCGACGAGCAGTTTCGCAAGGTGCTGAACAACAACATTATTTCGAACCATTGGCTGATCCAGCTGGCTTTGCCCGACATGCGCGCGAAACAGGATGGGTCGATCATCGTCGTCTCGTCCATCGGCGGATTGCGCGGCTCTGAAACCATCGGCGCCTATAACATTTCCAAGGCGGCGGATTTCCAGCTGGTGCGCAATTACGCACTGGAGGCCGGACCTCATAATATCCGGGTGAACGCGATTGCTCCGGGGGTCGTGAAGACGGAGTTCGCCCGCGCGCTCTGGGAAGATCCTAAAGCCGAAGCGGCCGTGTCAAAGCGTACGCCCTTGCGGCGGCTTGGCGAGCCGGACGATATCGCCGGCGCTGCGGTCTATCTCGCAGGGCGCGCCGGGGGCTGGATGACCGGGCAGATGATGGTGATTGACGGCGGGGTGACCGCCGGCGTGCTCGTCTGA
- a CDS encoding acyl-CoA dehydrogenase family protein, which yields MDFSLGDDRRMMADSLSRYFSDTLDWEARQAAAHGEDGFSRDMWSGLTELGVLGMLFSEEAGGYGGSAFDAGAVFSEVGKALATGPFLATLMAGKVLEAAGEADVLADVIAGSRILTFADEPAINADGSVVAPVRATQDGDTWRLSGAKGVVDYLGAADLIVVTAETDAGPSTFLVGSDADGLKRRSYRLVDGGAAGELTLDDTPARLIGEAGGAQDAIDAACAIGLVATVWEAVAIMEVLRDATIDYLGTRKQFGVPIGAFQALKHRMTTVALEIEQARSSAINAAAYFAKEPAVRDRFGSAAKYTIGKVGALTAEEAIQMHGGIGMSWEMPLSHFAKRLIMLDHVLGDEDAHMARYLKLAAS from the coding sequence ATGGATTTTTCCTTGGGTGACGACCGCCGCATGATGGCGGATTCACTGTCACGGTATTTCTCCGACACGCTGGACTGGGAGGCGCGTCAGGCGGCCGCTCACGGCGAAGACGGCTTCAGCCGCGACATGTGGTCAGGCCTCACGGAACTGGGCGTGCTGGGCATGCTGTTCTCTGAAGAGGCGGGCGGCTATGGCGGCTCTGCGTTTGACGCCGGCGCCGTGTTTTCAGAAGTCGGCAAGGCGCTCGCCACCGGACCGTTCCTGGCGACGTTGATGGCAGGCAAGGTGCTGGAAGCGGCAGGTGAAGCGGACGTTTTGGCGGACGTCATAGCCGGCTCGCGCATCCTCACCTTCGCCGACGAGCCCGCCATAAACGCCGACGGAAGCGTGGTCGCCCCGGTCCGTGCGACGCAGGACGGCGACACCTGGCGACTGAGCGGCGCGAAAGGCGTGGTTGACTATCTGGGCGCGGCGGATCTGATTGTTGTGACCGCCGAAACCGATGCAGGCCCCTCCACCTTCCTCGTGGGCTCCGATGCGGACGGCCTCAAGCGCCGGTCCTATCGGCTTGTTGACGGCGGCGCAGCCGGCGAGCTGACGCTCGACGACACGCCTGCGCGCCTGATCGGCGAAGCGGGCGGCGCACAAGACGCCATCGACGCGGCCTGCGCGATAGGCCTGGTGGCCACGGTCTGGGAAGCGGTTGCGATCATGGAAGTCCTGCGCGACGCCACGATCGACTATCTGGGCACCCGCAAGCAGTTCGGCGTGCCGATCGGCGCGTTTCAGGCGCTCAAGCACCGCATGACAACCGTCGCGCTTGAGATCGAGCAGGCGCGTTCGTCCGCCATCAACGCGGCCGCATACTTCGCCAAAGAGCCGGCGGTGCGTGACCGCTTCGGCTCGGCGGCGAAATACACCATCGGCAAGGTGGGCGCGCTCACCGCGGAAGAAGCGATCCAGATGCATGGCGGCATTGGCATGTCGTGGGAAATGCCGCTTTCGCATTTCGCCAAGCGTCTGATCATGCTCGACCATGTGCTCGGCGATGAAGACGCGCACATGGCGCGCTACCTCAAGCTCGCCGCCTCCTGA
- a CDS encoding acyl-CoA dehydrogenase family protein, whose protein sequence is MDLDFTEKDEAFREEVRAFLKDKLPARLSDKVRRGQHLTKADMEEWHAILNDRGWLAPHWPEERGGTNWSVVQSFIFETETALAHAPRIVPFGVSMLGPVLNKFGTEEQKNHWLPRILDGTDWWCQGYSEPGAGSDLASLKTSAVREGDFYIVNGQKTWTTLAQYANKIFCLVRTSKEGKKQEGISFLLIDMDTPGLEVRPIKLLDGDHEVNEVWFSDVKVPVENLVGEENKGWTCAKYLLSYERTNIAGVGSSMAAFERLKEVARTTRRGAAALIEDPLFAARMAEIEIDLENMRTTNLRVLDSVGRGQTPMAESSMLKIRGTEIRQKITALMRRAAGRYAQPFMEEALEGGFNGEPVGPDWAAPVASQYFNNRKLSIFGGSNEVQREIIGKSMMGL, encoded by the coding sequence ATGGATCTCGATTTTACCGAAAAAGACGAAGCCTTCCGCGAGGAAGTGCGCGCATTTCTCAAGGACAAGCTGCCTGCGCGGCTGTCTGACAAGGTGCGCCGGGGTCAGCACCTGACCAAGGCGGACATGGAGGAATGGCACGCCATCCTCAATGATCGCGGCTGGCTGGCCCCGCACTGGCCTGAAGAGCGCGGCGGCACCAATTGGAGCGTGGTGCAAAGTTTCATCTTCGAAACCGAAACCGCGCTGGCGCATGCCCCGCGCATCGTGCCGTTCGGCGTCTCCATGCTCGGCCCGGTGTTGAACAAGTTCGGCACCGAAGAGCAGAAAAACCACTGGCTGCCCCGCATTCTGGACGGCACCGATTGGTGGTGTCAGGGCTATTCCGAGCCGGGCGCCGGCTCTGATCTCGCCTCCCTGAAGACCTCCGCCGTGCGCGAAGGCGATTTCTACATCGTCAACGGGCAGAAGACCTGGACCACGCTGGCTCAATACGCGAACAAGATTTTCTGCCTGGTCCGCACCAGCAAGGAAGGCAAGAAGCAAGAGGGCATCTCCTTCCTGCTGATCGACATGGACACGCCCGGCCTGGAAGTGCGCCCGATCAAGCTTCTGGACGGCGACCACGAGGTCAACGAGGTCTGGTTCTCCGATGTGAAGGTTCCTGTCGAGAATCTCGTCGGCGAAGAGAACAAGGGCTGGACCTGCGCGAAATACCTATTGAGCTATGAGCGCACCAATATCGCCGGGGTCGGATCTTCCATGGCCGCGTTCGAGCGACTGAAAGAGGTCGCGCGGACCACCCGTCGCGGCGCCGCCGCCTTGATCGAAGATCCGCTGTTCGCCGCCCGCATGGCCGAGATCGAGATTGATCTGGAAAACATGCGCACCACCAATCTGCGCGTGCTGGACAGCGTGGGTCGCGGCCAGACGCCGATGGCGGAATCCTCCATGCTGAAAATTCGCGGCACGGAAATCCGTCAGAAAATCACGGCCCTGATGCGCCGCGCCGCTGGCCGTTACGCGCAGCCTTTCATGGAGGAAGCGCTGGAAGGCGGCTTCAATGGCGAGCCGGTAGGCCCTGACTGGGCGGCGCCGGTGGCTTCGCAATACTTCAATAATCGCAAACTTTCGATCTTCGGCGGCTCCAATGAGGTGCAGCGCGAGATCATCGGCAAATCGATGATGGGGCTCTAG
- a CDS encoding thiolase family protein, producing the protein MAREAVIVSTARTPIGKAHRGAFNATAPDRLAAHVMNAAVDRAGIDPDRIDDVIFGVGNQYGPQFYNLARMSVFTAGLPKTLPATSIDRKCASGLTAIAFAARSIMSGDADAMLAGGVESVSSTRLPGLPDASWRSDSVLEAAPDAYMAMIETAEIVAQRYDISREAQDRYAAESQQRAAAAIEAGHLDAEIVALETEKIVRAKDGGETGRETVRLTADEGVRPGTTYEALSALKPVWSGGETIAEGAYVTAGNASQLSDGAAAQILMDRDTAKAEGREVLGVFRGFQAAGCAPDEMGIGPVFAIPKLLDRAGLTIGDIGLWEINEAFASQIVYCRDRLGIDPETLNVNGGAIAVGHPFGMTGSRLVGAALLEGRRRGVRYVVVSMCVAGGMGAAGLFELVDQ; encoded by the coding sequence ATGGCGCGCGAAGCCGTCATCGTCTCCACCGCCCGCACGCCTATCGGCAAAGCCCATCGCGGCGCCTTCAACGCTACCGCGCCTGACCGGCTCGCCGCCCACGTGATGAACGCAGCGGTGGACCGGGCCGGGATTGACCCTGACCGGATCGACGATGTGATCTTCGGCGTCGGCAACCAGTACGGACCGCAGTTTTACAATCTGGCGCGAATGAGCGTGTTCACCGCCGGTTTGCCGAAAACCCTCCCTGCGACTTCAATCGACCGCAAATGCGCTTCAGGTCTGACCGCTATCGCGTTCGCTGCGCGCTCAATCATGTCCGGAGACGCCGACGCGATGCTCGCCGGCGGGGTGGAGTCTGTCTCATCTACCCGATTGCCGGGCCTGCCGGACGCCAGCTGGCGCTCGGACAGCGTTCTGGAGGCCGCGCCTGACGCCTATATGGCCATGATCGAGACCGCCGAGATTGTCGCTCAGCGCTATGACATCAGCCGCGAAGCGCAAGACCGCTACGCCGCCGAGAGCCAGCAACGCGCCGCGGCGGCCATCGAAGCGGGGCATCTGGACGCGGAGATCGTGGCGCTGGAGACCGAAAAGATCGTGCGCGCCAAGGATGGCGGCGAGACCGGGCGTGAAACCGTCCGATTGACCGCCGATGAAGGCGTGCGTCCCGGCACGACCTATGAGGCGCTCTCGGCCCTGAAACCGGTTTGGAGCGGCGGCGAGACCATTGCTGAGGGCGCATATGTCACAGCGGGCAACGCCAGCCAGCTCTCTGACGGCGCCGCGGCGCAAATCCTGATGGATCGCGACACGGCCAAGGCCGAAGGCCGCGAGGTGCTGGGCGTGTTTCGCGGGTTTCAGGCTGCAGGCTGCGCGCCTGACGAAATGGGCATCGGGCCGGTCTTCGCCATCCCCAAGCTTCTGGACCGTGCCGGGCTGACAATCGGCGATATCGGGCTGTGGGAAATCAACGAAGCGTTCGCCAGTCAGATCGTTTATTGCCGTGACCGGCTGGGAATTGACCCCGAGACGCTTAATGTCAACGGAGGCGCAATCGCCGTCGGGCATCCGTTCGGCATGACCGGATCACGCCTGGTGGGCGCGGCCTTGCTGGAAGGACGTCGGCGCGGCGTGCGATATGTGGTCGTATCCATGTGTGTGGCTGGCGGCATGGGAGCGGCCGGACTGTTTGAACTGGTCGACCAATAA
- a CDS encoding DUF3089 domain-containing protein: MRAKLQPVMRTLASAVAFAALGAAGPALAQEGFAAAPDYDDGATWLCRPGREDSCAIDLTAAIIATDGSVAIETHQAASAPAVDCFYVYPTVSLDPGANSDLEAGPEEHAVVAAQFARFSEVCRPFAPLYRQVTIPALRAAMAGEGDTMAAGVLAYGDVREAWRHYMAHDNDGRGVILVGHSQGARMLKTLIAQEIETGPTVDQIIGAYLIGYNVLVPEGESVGGDFSVMPVCTSGDEAGCVLSYVTFRDDVPPPANTRFGRSGMDGMAVACVNPAAPGSTEATPLEAYLSNLSEAYGQQADEDVAMIDERFMKLPGFLTAQCLDQDGAQYLSVTVNADPQDPRTDVLVGDVVVNGQVLEDWGLHLVDMHVAMGDLINFAARQIETYEAR; the protein is encoded by the coding sequence ATGAGAGCCAAGCTTCAACCTGTGATGAGAACGCTGGCGAGCGCTGTTGCGTTCGCCGCTCTGGGCGCCGCAGGTCCCGCCCTGGCGCAAGAGGGCTTCGCCGCCGCGCCTGATTATGATGACGGCGCGACCTGGCTGTGCCGGCCAGGCCGGGAGGATTCCTGCGCCATTGATCTGACCGCCGCAATCATCGCCACCGACGGATCCGTGGCGATCGAGACCCACCAAGCTGCGAGCGCACCGGCTGTCGACTGCTTTTACGTCTATCCGACCGTATCCCTCGATCCCGGCGCCAATAGCGATCTTGAGGCCGGCCCGGAAGAGCATGCGGTCGTAGCCGCCCAGTTCGCCCGCTTCAGCGAAGTCTGCCGACCGTTTGCGCCGCTTTATCGTCAGGTGACCATTCCCGCTTTGCGCGCCGCCATGGCCGGCGAGGGCGACACGATGGCCGCCGGCGTGCTGGCCTATGGCGATGTGCGCGAGGCCTGGCGGCATTACATGGCGCATGACAATGACGGGCGCGGCGTGATCCTGGTGGGTCACAGCCAGGGCGCACGCATGCTCAAAACCCTGATCGCGCAGGAAATCGAGACGGGACCGACCGTGGACCAGATCATCGGCGCCTATCTGATCGGCTATAACGTTCTGGTGCCGGAAGGCGAATCCGTGGGCGGGGACTTTTCCGTCATGCCGGTCTGCACCTCCGGCGACGAAGCCGGATGCGTCCTCTCTTACGTGACCTTCCGCGATGACGTCCCGCCGCCTGCAAACACGCGCTTTGGCCGCAGCGGGATGGACGGCATGGCGGTGGCCTGCGTCAACCCGGCGGCGCCGGGATCGACCGAGGCGACGCCGCTTGAAGCCTATCTGAGCAATCTGTCGGAGGCTTATGGCCAACAGGCTGATGAAGACGTCGCCATGATAGACGAGCGCTTCATGAAGCTTCCGGGTTTCCTGACCGCGCAATGCCTTGATCAGGATGGCGCCCAATACCTCTCCGTGACGGTGAACGCCGACCCGCAGGACCCGCGCACCGACGTGCTGGTCGGTGATGTGGTGGTCAATGGTCAGGTGCTGGAGGACTGGGGCCTGCACCTTGTGGACATGCATGTGGCCATGGGGGATCTGATCAACTTCGCCGCGCGTCAGATCGAGACCTACGAAGCGCGTTAG